A single genomic interval of Alteromonas sp. CI.11.F.A3 harbors:
- the sixA gene encoding phosphohistidine phosphatase SixA yields the protein MSGQSSNDDIFLFIMRHGEAEAPRLDDKSRQLTQVGRQQSSAATQWLCANYCPDNAVDLALISPYRRTRQTLDMVSLDIVADKVEVNEDIIPDGSAELVSDYLSARIHSAVNSKQPLKRILVVSHMPLVSYLVDALCQSYTTSLFATASIAVIRYSLRTQKGTLVTHYQG from the coding sequence ATGTCAGGTCAAAGTAGCAACGACGACATTTTTTTATTTATCATGCGCCACGGAGAGGCAGAAGCACCGCGTTTGGATGACAAAAGTCGGCAGCTCACTCAAGTTGGTAGACAGCAATCGTCGGCCGCTACGCAGTGGTTGTGTGCGAATTATTGTCCTGATAACGCCGTGGATTTGGCGCTAATCAGCCCTTATCGCAGAACGCGTCAGACCCTTGATATGGTCTCCCTCGATATCGTCGCTGATAAAGTCGAAGTGAATGAAGATATTATTCCAGATGGTTCGGCGGAATTGGTTAGCGATTATTTATCGGCGCGCATTCACAGTGCTGTGAATTCTAAACAACCCCTCAAACGAATATTAGTGGTTAGCCACATGCCATTAGTCAGCTATTTGGTTGACGCATTGTGCCAGTCTTATACAACCAGTTTATTCGCTACAGCCTCCATTGCCGTCATTCGATACTCGCTCAGAACACAAAAAGGCACCTTGGTAACGCATTACCAAGGCTGA
- a CDS encoding insulinase family protein, giving the protein MTNVQKFDNAYHLTLPNGLRVMLCHEPQSSTSYVSMAVRAGHFYDPNECQGLAHLLEHMLFMGSRHFPNPNSINGFIEQHGGNINAWTGTEYANYHYQCDGSAIAQTLPAFADMLRQPILNETALTNEIKSIDAEFQFKIKDDLRRLYQIHKETCNPAHPFSKFSVGNADIFSKHEVSSLREALRALHKQYYCGRNMCLCISSPVPIAQLEALITQSFSSFEAGALASDSWPALYSSSQLGIQINIKPLQTARRMIVTFALPGIHNDIDTKPLNYISHLLGDEGEGSLLAYLKSQNWAVNLIAGSGIEGDKFKDFNISFQLTELGLANQHHVVMALFSYLELVKLSINDSWRFEEKAQLTALALEYEENVKPLTMVSEFAQHQFLFTPEQLRKLRTSIGSYDGAVMKEALSFFTPFNIRLKVISPDVETDRSCAYYNARYRVQPIAEEQLNAFASPITIEALSLPPPNPYLGESYALVLPETGFDNPTQLVDKDGVRFWFAQDQQFFSPKGDIYVSFDMVHFSDSLTAVAAKRIWLSALNDYLQAKYYRAEIAGLHYRIYGHQAGFTLHTRGFTNQQMLLAEQLLEAVLSFKPSEFNFQHYKQMQLQNLQNSLLNKPTNRLFSRLSVLIQRNTQAPIELLQAVANTSYEDMIKVRDTAFDDYFIESFVHGNWASKQAMEFANTIDRKCDNTSGAPLSRAVSKLPVGEAFYHQVSCEHDDAAVVLYLQAPTAGLHDTALCMVLEQMLAAPFFNALRTEQQLGYIVGTGYVPHNQHPGMAFYVQSPNNNAKTLLDAMTVFLFQQLEEIEFYRFYWSTIKQNLLKQLEERDLNLSMKSQRLWISLGTQDLSFNRNTQLAECISALSFEDIQSYAHQLAKRERCGELILFAEGKYEKLETPKHRTINGISEFKSQIPYY; this is encoded by the coding sequence GTGACTAACGTTCAAAAGTTTGATAACGCATACCATCTTACCTTGCCTAACGGTCTAAGGGTTATGTTATGCCATGAGCCACAATCCAGCACCTCCTATGTTTCTATGGCGGTTCGTGCGGGTCATTTTTACGATCCAAACGAATGTCAGGGGCTAGCCCATTTACTAGAACACATGCTTTTTATGGGAAGTCGACATTTTCCAAACCCAAATAGTATCAATGGATTCATCGAGCAACATGGCGGTAATATTAACGCGTGGACAGGCACTGAATATGCGAATTATCATTATCAGTGTGACGGTTCTGCGATTGCCCAAACCCTGCCGGCCTTTGCCGATATGTTGCGCCAGCCCATCTTAAATGAAACCGCGCTAACAAATGAAATCAAATCCATTGATGCAGAGTTTCAGTTTAAAATTAAAGACGACTTACGCCGGCTTTATCAAATTCACAAAGAAACGTGTAATCCTGCTCACCCCTTCTCCAAATTTTCTGTTGGCAATGCTGATATATTTTCAAAACACGAAGTTAGCAGCCTTCGCGAGGCATTAAGAGCTCTGCACAAACAGTATTATTGTGGACGCAATATGTGTTTGTGTATTTCAAGTCCGGTTCCCATTGCTCAGTTAGAAGCGTTGATAACACAGAGCTTTTCAAGTTTTGAGGCTGGCGCGTTAGCCAGTGATTCTTGGCCTGCGCTTTATTCCTCTTCTCAGCTTGGTATTCAAATTAATATCAAACCGCTACAAACAGCGCGGCGAATGATAGTAACCTTTGCATTGCCTGGTATTCACAACGATATCGATACCAAACCGCTAAATTATATTAGTCATTTACTTGGCGATGAAGGCGAAGGCAGTTTACTTGCCTACTTAAAGAGCCAAAACTGGGCGGTAAATCTAATTGCTGGTTCGGGTATTGAAGGCGACAAATTCAAAGACTTCAATATTAGCTTTCAGCTAACAGAGCTTGGGTTAGCAAACCAACACCATGTGGTAATGGCACTATTTAGTTACTTAGAATTGGTTAAGCTCTCTATTAATGATTCATGGCGATTCGAAGAGAAAGCACAACTTACCGCACTAGCACTAGAATATGAAGAAAACGTTAAGCCGCTAACGATGGTTAGCGAATTTGCTCAGCATCAATTTTTATTCACTCCGGAGCAACTAAGAAAGCTTCGCACGAGTATTGGTAGCTACGATGGCGCAGTTATGAAAGAGGCCTTGTCGTTCTTTACGCCGTTTAATATTCGATTAAAAGTAATCTCTCCGGATGTAGAAACCGACAGAAGCTGCGCATATTACAATGCAAGATACCGTGTTCAGCCTATTGCTGAAGAACAATTGAACGCCTTTGCGTCACCAATAACGATTGAAGCATTATCACTGCCCCCTCCGAACCCCTATTTGGGGGAAAGCTATGCGTTAGTATTACCCGAAACAGGATTCGATAACCCTACACAACTGGTTGATAAAGACGGTGTGCGCTTTTGGTTTGCGCAAGACCAACAGTTTTTTAGCCCCAAGGGCGACATTTATGTCTCGTTTGATATGGTGCATTTTTCTGATTCTTTAACCGCGGTTGCTGCTAAGCGAATTTGGTTAAGTGCATTAAATGACTACCTGCAAGCCAAGTATTACCGCGCCGAAATTGCGGGTCTGCATTATCGAATTTATGGCCACCAAGCTGGCTTTACACTGCATACCCGAGGCTTTACCAATCAGCAGATGTTATTAGCAGAGCAGTTACTAGAAGCGGTCTTATCGTTTAAACCATCAGAGTTTAATTTTCAGCATTACAAACAAATGCAGCTTCAGAATTTACAGAACTCATTGTTAAACAAACCAACTAACCGCTTGTTCTCTAGGTTGAGTGTGTTGATACAGCGTAATACTCAAGCCCCAATAGAATTACTGCAAGCCGTAGCCAACACATCTTATGAAGATATGATTAAAGTGCGTGACACTGCATTTGACGATTATTTCATAGAAAGCTTTGTGCATGGCAATTGGGCCAGCAAGCAAGCAATGGAGTTCGCAAACACTATTGATCGTAAATGTGATAACACCAGCGGTGCACCTTTGTCTCGCGCGGTATCAAAACTACCCGTTGGCGAAGCTTTTTATCATCAAGTCAGTTGTGAGCACGACGATGCGGCTGTTGTGCTGTATTTACAAGCCCCCACTGCAGGCCTTCACGACACTGCACTTTGTATGGTGTTAGAGCAAATGTTGGCGGCACCATTTTTCAATGCGCTTCGAACAGAACAGCAGTTGGGCTACATTGTCGGAACTGGCTATGTTCCCCACAATCAACACCCTGGGATGGCATTTTATGTGCAAAGCCCTAATAACAATGCCAAAACGCTGCTTGATGCCATGACCGTATTTCTGTTTCAGCAGTTAGAAGAAATCGAGTTTTATCGTTTTTATTGGTCTACCATCAAACAGAATTTATTAAAGCAACTAGAAGAGCGTGACCTTAATTTGTCGATGAAGTCGCAAAGACTATGGATAAGCTTAGGTACGCAAGATTTAAGCTTTAACAGAAATACACAACTTGCTGAGTGTATTAGTGCGTTGAGTTTTGAAGATATACAAAGTTACGCTCATCAACTTGCCAAGCGAGAGCGTTGCGGAGAGTTGATTCTATTTGCAGAAGGTAAGTATGAAAAACTAGAAACGCCAAAGCACAGAACCATAAATGGAATTTCTGAGTTTAAATCCCAAATTCCTTATTACTAG
- a CDS encoding HlyC/CorC family transporter: MDDISTSTLFIALGVLILLSAYFSSSETGMMSINRYRLKHLQNEGNKSAQRVQKLLDRPDRLIGLILIGNNLVNIAASSLATIICIRLFGDYWGLFAATFGLTLILLIFAEVTPKTLAALYPEKVAFPSSVILLPLLTILYPFVAFINGITNGILALLKISPADGNDDSLSREELRTVVYEAGSLIPKKHQDMLVSILDLESVTAEDIMVPRAEIVAIDINDEWKRIQKHLTHAQHTRVLLYRDSIDDAVGFVHVRDALRLLSKDQFTKSSLLRAVREIYYTPESTPLHTLMYKFQAEKERIALVVDEYGDIMGLVTLEDILEEIIGDFTTSMVPDHSKEAHVQQDGSVLVDGSANIRDLNKEMDWNLPTEGPKTLNGLLLEYLEEIPENKVSVRLAGYPLEIVDITENMIKTVRIMPEYFNAPQSGASD, encoded by the coding sequence TTGGACGACATATCTACGAGTACGCTGTTTATCGCGCTCGGCGTACTCATATTACTTTCTGCGTATTTCTCTAGTTCTGAAACAGGCATGATGTCGATAAACCGATATCGCCTTAAGCACCTGCAAAACGAAGGCAATAAATCAGCTCAACGCGTTCAAAAACTTCTTGATCGCCCAGACAGGCTAATAGGTCTTATTTTAATAGGTAACAACCTTGTCAATATTGCCGCCTCATCGTTAGCGACAATAATTTGTATTCGCTTGTTTGGCGATTACTGGGGCTTGTTTGCAGCCACCTTTGGCTTAACTTTAATTTTGCTTATTTTCGCAGAAGTCACCCCAAAGACATTAGCTGCACTTTATCCTGAAAAAGTGGCCTTCCCAAGTTCAGTAATATTATTACCCTTGCTAACCATTCTTTACCCGTTTGTCGCTTTTATTAATGGCATCACCAATGGCATTTTAGCGCTGCTTAAAATTAGCCCTGCAGACGGCAATGACGACTCTTTAAGTCGCGAAGAATTACGTACCGTTGTTTACGAAGCGGGAAGCCTTATTCCCAAAAAACACCAAGATATGTTGGTGAGTATTTTGGATTTAGAGAGCGTAACAGCGGAAGATATTATGGTGCCAAGAGCTGAAATTGTTGCCATAGATATTAACGATGAATGGAAGCGAATTCAGAAGCACCTTACTCACGCTCAACATACCCGTGTGTTACTTTACCGCGATAGCATTGATGATGCGGTAGGGTTCGTACATGTGCGCGATGCACTACGCTTGTTGTCAAAAGATCAGTTCACTAAGTCAAGTCTGCTTCGTGCGGTAAGAGAAATATACTACACGCCAGAATCTACGCCATTACATACGTTGATGTATAAGTTCCAAGCAGAAAAAGAACGTATCGCGCTCGTTGTCGACGAGTATGGCGATATTATGGGCTTGGTTACATTAGAGGATATTCTTGAAGAAATCATCGGTGACTTCACCACCAGCATGGTGCCTGATCACAGTAAAGAAGCACACGTTCAGCAAGATGGCTCTGTATTGGTAGACGGCAGTGCTAATATTCGTGACCTGAACAAAGAAATGGATTGGAACTTGCCTACTGAAGGCCCGAAAACATTGAATGGGTTATTGCTAGAGTATTTAGAAGAGATTCCAGAGAACAAAGTGAGTGTTCGATTGGCAGGTTACCCGTTAGAGATTGTGGATATTACAGAAAACATGATCAAAACGGTTCGCATTATGCCGGAGTACTTCAACGCACCCCAGTCTGGCGCTTCAGACTAG
- a CDS encoding EAL domain-containing protein, producing the protein MRSTLAYSVIVIWLQLLGVIFSDAAAIEVADLQFTELDNRDGLSSTVVLDIAEDDKGYIWLATMNGLNRYSGYDIKQYHPSDIDPNALPSGFIQKLLVDSEGTLWIATHSGLAKYQPETDDFKTFSSENTAIKLDLITTISESTNGDILFTDSKFLYSLSRDEEKVRVVTKAFDAPSNIKVVFDESSKIWIGSNEAGAKIFDKSDYQIYNLDKVNPWGIDISFGALRDIIVIEGNYWLATDRGVFILGNRGNLIRSIDKELLSKKHDLNVLSIERVSDSAWIGTDAGLFIVHENIDAPAKITTSSLTHVDASTENVTGLNQNLIFNLQKDGTGGVWLGTLQGAFRFHKNYSEVKFHPSFKENNSDKPIEATIWGLAQNSEGEILFASQNRGVGALHEVTGKLSYLTKHPKPQESTTFWDLAVDQNNTYWVASSDGLLAYRREGNNLHLVNHFFEGQFIDYIHQDTNSLWVWLDEDGLYSIDLKKSSNQSYESLVTKRRVESNSTFHLPIFTDSNNRVWLRHKDGVLIYSAKSDQVEQELGKQSGINSLVYSVYETSDALWLTTRSDGVVKLNKNTFEVIQKQSRDGGDGYIFSSVGIMDSIWYADSAGVHQIELPSLQEVTTISNAQLEFNSLGESAILATSEGDIYFGGNKGFNKIAKSSSNFDHQVKTLSPELFGFSVFGQPKFNGQELLNTENGLVENNVSKVENITYDQVKVLEYFESRFSVSFGLINPVYPDEVYYRYRLKGLDNIWVYNSKNRKAQFNNISFGNYLFEVQARESGKSWSDSRTLELKISRPPWLHSVALVFYALILTIVLAFIIRQYQLRKSNQLSIRESEERLKLTLWSSGDELWDWDVYRGQVYRANTWGTLDFPQDDIRTTGAYDANIHPNDIGRVRDALRSHLEGKSDFYELAYRAKTFKNQWIWLLDRGKVVERDHNQQPVRMTGTLKNINHLKEAEEQLNLFKRSIENISEGVFITTTQFKFISVNNAYCSYTGETREQALASYLHFHLYPDAFTEEIKKTLKTKGNWSGEVESVRVNGERYEMELNIDAVHDDDGKISHFVGVFSDITSRKSTEKELLKLANIDPLTELPNRSFYQASHQNLVRKGAPHTLLCLDMDNFKKINDSLGHQTGDILIKQIAKRLQRITGKNATCYRLGGDEFSVLMEDSADIHTVTHYAQNLLDTLARPFIINKQEFVLGASLGIAFFPDDGNTPQEMLKNADTAMYFAKNNGGNSYQFFSGEMNQNAVRQLQIENLIRQGIKDDLFTVYYQPKVDIASGKLVSMEALVRFEHPQKGIVSPGQFIPLAEQTGQIIEIGEQVLRKACIDTKRWVSQGLFTGRVAVNISVKQFELPDLDDRINRILSEVGLSPLHLECEITEGTLMEDPENGLRMMSRLRERGIHLALDDFGTGYSSLAYLKRFPLNTLKIDKAFIDDIAKSSVDRHMAAAIINIAHNLGLKVVAEGVEEEEQLNILRRYDCEMLQGFLYSRPLNAERFEKLLTENQKLHNLLGHSNI; encoded by the coding sequence GTGCGCTCAACCCTAGCTTACTCAGTTATAGTCATATGGCTTCAACTGCTCGGAGTCATTTTCTCCGATGCGGCGGCCATAGAAGTTGCTGATTTACAATTTACTGAGTTAGATAATCGAGATGGGTTATCTAGTACCGTTGTCCTCGACATTGCCGAAGACGACAAGGGATACATATGGCTTGCGACAATGAATGGCTTGAATCGTTATTCAGGCTATGACATCAAACAGTACCACCCTTCTGATATAGACCCTAATGCACTTCCCAGCGGCTTTATTCAAAAATTATTAGTTGATTCAGAGGGGACACTTTGGATAGCAACACATTCTGGATTGGCTAAATACCAACCTGAAACAGATGATTTTAAAACATTCTCTAGTGAAAACACCGCCATAAAACTTGATTTAATTACCACCATCAGCGAGTCAACAAACGGCGATATACTTTTTACTGATTCAAAATTCCTTTACTCACTATCAAGAGATGAAGAAAAAGTTAGAGTCGTTACGAAAGCTTTTGACGCGCCAAGTAATATAAAGGTTGTATTTGATGAGAGTTCTAAAATATGGATTGGTTCGAATGAAGCTGGCGCTAAAATTTTTGATAAATCGGACTATCAAATATATAACTTGGATAAAGTAAATCCATGGGGAATAGATATTTCATTTGGGGCTTTACGTGACATTATTGTCATCGAAGGTAATTATTGGTTGGCTACTGACAGAGGCGTTTTCATTTTAGGAAACAGGGGCAATTTAATTCGCTCTATTGATAAAGAACTGTTGTCGAAAAAGCATGATTTAAATGTACTCAGTATCGAGAGAGTTTCTGATTCAGCTTGGATTGGAACAGATGCAGGGCTCTTTATTGTCCATGAAAACATAGACGCACCGGCAAAAATTACCACATCTAGCCTAACCCATGTGGATGCATCCACGGAAAATGTAACTGGATTAAATCAAAATCTTATCTTTAATCTTCAGAAAGACGGTACTGGAGGTGTATGGTTAGGTACACTTCAAGGAGCCTTTCGATTCCACAAAAATTACTCTGAGGTTAAATTTCACCCCAGTTTTAAAGAAAACAATTCCGATAAGCCGATTGAAGCTACGATTTGGGGTTTAGCTCAAAACTCTGAAGGTGAAATTTTATTTGCATCTCAAAACCGGGGTGTTGGCGCTTTACATGAAGTAACAGGAAAGCTCTCTTACTTAACAAAACATCCTAAACCACAAGAAAGTACAACCTTCTGGGATTTAGCCGTAGATCAAAATAATACTTATTGGGTAGCCTCCTCTGATGGTCTTCTAGCTTACAGAAGAGAAGGCAATAACCTTCATCTCGTTAATCATTTTTTTGAAGGGCAATTCATAGATTATATACACCAAGATACAAACTCTCTCTGGGTGTGGTTAGACGAAGATGGCCTGTATTCAATTGATTTAAAAAAATCCAGCAATCAGTCTTATGAGTCACTGGTTACAAAACGAAGAGTAGAGTCTAATTCGACTTTTCACCTACCGATCTTTACAGATTCTAATAATCGAGTTTGGCTTCGCCATAAAGACGGTGTCCTAATATACAGCGCTAAGAGCGATCAAGTTGAACAGGAGCTCGGTAAACAAAGTGGTATAAATTCACTAGTTTATAGCGTTTATGAGACATCGGATGCTCTATGGCTAACTACTCGTTCAGACGGCGTCGTAAAGTTAAACAAAAATACTTTTGAAGTTATTCAAAAACAGAGTAGAGATGGTGGTGACGGATATATTTTCTCTTCTGTAGGAATAATGGATTCTATCTGGTATGCAGATAGTGCAGGCGTACATCAGATTGAGCTCCCCTCTCTTCAAGAAGTCACAACGATATCAAATGCACAGTTAGAATTTAACTCCCTTGGTGAAAGCGCGATTTTAGCGACATCGGAGGGGGATATTTATTTCGGTGGTAATAAAGGCTTTAATAAAATTGCTAAATCATCCTCTAACTTTGACCATCAAGTAAAAACATTATCACCAGAACTTTTTGGGTTCAGCGTATTTGGCCAACCCAAATTTAATGGTCAAGAACTACTCAACACTGAAAATGGCCTAGTCGAAAATAACGTCTCTAAAGTAGAAAATATAACTTATGATCAAGTAAAAGTACTAGAGTACTTTGAGTCGAGATTTAGCGTTTCATTTGGTCTTATCAACCCCGTCTACCCCGATGAAGTATACTATCGATACCGCCTGAAAGGTTTAGATAATATTTGGGTTTACAACAGCAAAAATAGAAAAGCTCAGTTCAATAATATCTCGTTCGGTAATTATCTATTTGAAGTTCAAGCCAGAGAATCAGGCAAAAGCTGGTCAGATAGTCGAACTCTTGAGCTGAAAATATCCAGACCCCCTTGGTTGCATTCAGTCGCATTAGTTTTTTATGCACTAATACTTACCATTGTTTTGGCCTTTATCATTCGACAGTACCAATTACGTAAATCGAATCAACTTTCCATACGTGAATCAGAAGAGCGACTCAAACTTACTTTATGGAGCTCTGGTGACGAACTATGGGATTGGGACGTATATCGAGGCCAAGTATATCGAGCAAACACATGGGGTACGTTAGACTTCCCGCAAGACGATATAAGAACCACGGGCGCCTACGACGCTAATATTCATCCTAATGATATTGGTCGCGTTAGAGATGCATTACGCAGCCATTTAGAAGGCAAGAGTGACTTCTATGAGCTTGCCTATCGCGCTAAAACTTTTAAAAACCAATGGATATGGTTACTAGATCGCGGAAAAGTGGTTGAACGGGATCATAACCAGCAGCCGGTTCGAATGACCGGAACCTTGAAGAATATTAACCACCTAAAAGAAGCCGAAGAACAGCTAAACCTGTTTAAGCGCTCAATTGAAAATATCTCTGAGGGTGTTTTCATTACTACCACCCAGTTCAAATTTATTTCAGTGAATAACGCTTACTGTAGCTATACAGGTGAAACTAGAGAACAAGCCCTTGCGAGCTACCTGCATTTCCATTTGTATCCCGATGCGTTTACAGAAGAGATTAAAAAGACACTGAAAACCAAAGGTAATTGGTCGGGTGAAGTAGAATCAGTTCGCGTTAATGGTGAACGTTACGAAATGGAACTAAACATAGATGCAGTACACGATGACGACGGAAAGATAAGTCATTTCGTGGGTGTATTTAGCGACATCACCTCACGTAAGAGTACCGAAAAAGAATTACTTAAACTGGCTAATATCGACCCACTCACTGAGCTTCCTAACCGCTCGTTCTACCAAGCAAGTCATCAGAACTTAGTCCGTAAAGGGGCTCCTCACACTTTGCTGTGTTTAGACATGGACAACTTCAAGAAGATAAATGACTCGCTAGGCCACCAAACTGGCGACATCTTAATTAAACAAATTGCCAAACGCCTACAACGTATTACGGGTAAAAATGCTACATGTTACCGACTTGGTGGCGATGAGTTCAGTGTCTTAATGGAAGATAGTGCAGATATTCATACTGTCACCCATTATGCACAAAACTTACTCGATACCCTTGCTCGCCCGTTCATTATCAATAAGCAAGAGTTTGTGTTGGGCGCAAGCCTAGGGATAGCTTTTTTCCCTGACGACGGTAATACGCCACAAGAGATGCTAAAAAATGCCGACACCGCCATGTACTTTGCAAAAAATAATGGTGGTAATAGCTATCAATTCTTCAGCGGTGAAATGAACCAAAATGCAGTTCGTCAGTTGCAAATCGAAAACTTAATTCGCCAAGGTATTAAAGACGACTTATTTACGGTTTACTACCAACCAAAAGTTGATATCGCTTCTGGTAAACTGGTGAGTATGGAAGCGTTAGTGCGCTTTGAACACCCTCAGAAAGGCATAGTGAGTCCTGGGCAATTTATTCCCCTTGCTGAGCAAACAGGTCAGATCATCGAAATTGGTGAACAGGTATTACGTAAAGCCTGTATAGATACCAAACGCTGGGTCTCTCAAGGCTTATTTACCGGTCGCGTAGCCGTGAATATCTCTGTTAAGCAATTCGAACTTCCAGATTTAGACGACAGAATTAACCGTATTTTAAGTGAAGTTGGCCTATCCCCACTTCATTTAGAGTGTGAAATTACCGAAGGGACTTTAATGGAAGACCCTGAAAATGGTCTTCGGATGATGAGCCGCCTGAGAGAGCGCGGTATACACCTTGCCCTTGATGATTTTGGTACTGGGTACTCTTCCTTGGCCTATCTGAAGCGATTCCCACTCAATACGCTTAAAATAGATAAGGCCTTTATTGACGATATCGCTAAAAGTAGCGTAGACCGTCATATGGCAGCAGCAATAATTAATATCGCCCACAACCTAGGCTTAAAAGTAGTGGCTGAAGGGGTTGAGGAAGAAGAGCAGCTTAATATTTTACGTCGCTATGATTGCGAAATGCTACAGGGCTTTTTATACAGCCGCCCGCTTAATGCTGAGCGTTTTGAAAAATTACTTACCGAAAATCAAAAACTTCACAACCTGCTCGGCCATTCAAACATCTGA